A portion of the Cervus canadensis isolate Bull #8, Minnesota chromosome 26, ASM1932006v1, whole genome shotgun sequence genome contains these proteins:
- the FGFR3 gene encoding fibroblast growth factor receptor 3 isoform X2 — MGAPASVLAFCVAVAVMTGAVLGSPGVEPRVARRAAEVPGPEPSPQERAFGSGDTVELSCRLPAGAPTEPTIWVKDGVGLAPSDRVLVGPQRLQVLNASHEDAGAYSCRQRLSQRVLCLFNVRVTDAPSSGDDEDEDDEAEDTAGAPYWTRPERMDKKLLAVPAANTVRFRCPAAGNPTPSITWLKNGKEFRGEHRIGGIKLRHQQWSLVMESVVPSDRGNYTCVVENKFGRIQQTYTLDVLERSPHRPILQAGLPANQTAVLGSDVEFHCKVYSDAQPHIQWLKHVEVNGSKVGPDGTPYVTVLKSWISESAEADARLRLANVSERDGGEYLCRASNFIGVAEKAFWLRVHGPPAAEEELVEAGETGGVFAGVLSYGLGFLLFILAVAAVTLYRLRSPPKKGLGSPAVHKVSRFPLKRQQVSLESSSSMSSNTPLVRIARLSSGEGPTLANVSELELPADPKWELSRARLTLGKPLGEGCFGQVVMAEAIGIDKDRAAKPVTVAVKMLKDDATDKDLSDLVSEMEMMKMIGKHKNIINLLGACTQGGPLYVLVEYAAKGNLREYLRARRPPGTDYSFDTCRLPEEQLTFKDLVSCAYQVARGMEYLASQKCIHRDLAARNVLVTEDNVMKIADFGLARDVHNLDYYKKTTNGRLPVKWMAPEALFDRVYTHQSDVWSFGVLLWEIFTLGGSPYPGIPVEELFKLLKEGHRMDKPANCTHDLYMIMRECWHAAPSQRPTFKQLVEDLDRVLTVTSTDEYLDLSVPFEQYSPGGQDTPSSGSSGDDSVFAHDLLPPAPPGSGGSRT, encoded by the exons aTGGGCGCCCCGGCTAGCGTCCTCGCGTTTTGCGTGGCAGTGGCGGTCATGACCGGCGCAGTCCTCGGTTCCCCGGGCGTGGAGCCCCGCGTCGCGCGGAGAGCGGCAG AGGTCCCAGGCCCCGAGCCCAGCCCGCAGGAGCGGGCCTTTGGCAGTGGGGACACCGTGGAGCTGAGCTGCCGCTTGCCGGCGGGGGCGCCCACGGAGCCCACCATCTGGGTGAAGGACGGTGTGGGCCTGGCACCCTCGGACCGCGTCCTGGTGGGGCCGCAGAGGCTACAGGTGCTCAACGCCTCCCACGAGGACGCCGGGGCCTACAGCTGCCGCCAGCGCCTCTCCCAGCGGGTGCTGTGCCTCTTCAACGTGCGCGTGACAG ACGCCCCGTCCTCGGGGGACGACGAAGATGAGGACGACGAGGCCGAGGACACAG CAGGGGCCCCTTACTGGACGCGGCCCGAGCGGATGGACAAGAAGCTGCTAGCGGTGCCGGCCGCCAACACGGTTCGCTTCCGCTGCCCGGCTGCTGGCAACCCCACGCCGTCCATCACCTGGCTGAAGAACGGCAAGGAGTTCCGGGGCGAGCACCGCATCGGGGGCATCAAG CTGCGGCACCAGCAGTGGAGCCTGGTCATGGAGAGCGTGGTGCCCTCGGACCGCGGCAACTACACTTGCGTCGTGGAGAACAAGTTCGGCAGAATCCAGCAGACCTACACCCTGGACGTGCTGG AGCGCTCTCCGCACCGCCCCATCCTACAGGCGGGGCTGCCCGCCAACCAGACCGCCGTGCTGGGCAGCGACGTGGAGTTCCACTGCAAGGTCTACAGCGACGCCCAGCCCCACATCCAGTGGCTGAAGCACGTGGAGGTGAACGGCAGCAAGGTGGGGCCCGACGGCACGCCCTACGTCACTGTGCTCAAG TCGTGGATCAGTGAGAGTGCGGAGGCCGACGCGCGCCTCCGCCTGGCCAATGTGTCCGAGCGTGACGGGGGCGAGTACCTCTGTCGAGCCTCCAATTTCATAGGCGTGGCTGAGAAGGCCTTTTGGCTGCGTGTTCACGGGCCCCCAGCAG CCGAGGAGGAGCTGGTGGAGGCCGGTGAGACTGGCGGTGTGTTTGCGGGCGTCCTCAGCTATGGGCTGGGCTTCCTCCTCTTCATCCTGGCCGTGGCCGCCGTGACGCTCTACCGCCTGAGGAGCCCACCCAAGAAGGGCCTGGGCTCGCCCGCAGTGCACAAGGTCTCCCGCTTCCCGCTCAAGCGACAG CAGGTGTCCTTGGAGTCCAGTTCGTCTATGAGCTCCAACACGCCGCTGGTGCGCATCGCCCGGCTGTCTTCGGGCGAGGGCCCCACCCTGGCCAACGTCTCTGAGCTCGAGCTGCCCGCCGACCCCAAGTGGGAGCTGTCCCGGGCCCG GCTGACCCTGGGCAAGCCTCTCGGGGAGGGCTGCTTCGGCCAGGTGGTCATGGCAGAGGCCATTGGCATCGACAAGGACCGAGCTGCCAAGCCCGTCACGGTGGCGGTGAAGATGCTGAAAG ATGACGCCACGGATAAGGACTTATCGGACCTGGTGTCCGAGATGGAGATGATGAAGATGATCGGAAAACACAAGAACATTATCAACCTGCTGGGCGCCTGCACGCAGGGCG GGCCCCTGTACGTGCTGGTGGAGTACGCGGCCAAGGGCAACCTGCGGGAATACCTAAGGGCGCGGCGGCCCCCGGGCACTGACTACTCCTTCGACACCTGCCGGCTGCCCGAGGAGCAGCTGACCTTCAAAGACCTGGTGTCCTGCGCCTACCAGGTGGCGCGGGGCATGGAGTACCTGGCCTCGCAGAAG TGCATCCATAGGGACCTGGCGGCCCGCAACGTGCTGGTGACCGAGGACAACGTGATGAAAATCGCCGACTTCGGCCTGGCCCGTGACGTGCACAACCTCGACTACTACAAGAAGACCACCAAC GGTCGCCTGCCCGTGAAGTGGATGGCACCCGAGGCCTTGTTTGACCGCGTCTACACCCACCAAAGTGACGT CTGGTCCTTCGGGGTCTTGCTCTGGGAGATCTTCACGCTGGGGGGCTCGCCGTACCCCGGCATCCCCGTGGAGGAGCTCTTCAAGCTGCTGAAGGAAGGACACCGCATGGACAAGCCGGCCAACTGCACGCATGATCT GTACATGATCATGCGTGAGTGCTGGCACGCCGCGCCCTCGCAGAGGCCCACTTTCAAGCAGCTGGTGGAAGACCTGGACCGCGTTCTCACCGTGACGTCCACCGAC GAGTACCTGGACCTGTCAGTGCCCTTCGAGCAGTACTCGCCAGGCGGCCAGGACACCCCCAGCTCCGGCTCCTCGGGAGACGACTCCGTGTTCGCTCACGACCTGCTGCCCCCGGCCCCACCCGGCAGCGGGGGCTCGCGGACGTGA
- the FGFR3 gene encoding fibroblast growth factor receptor 3 isoform X6, whose translation MGAPASVLAFCVAVAVMTGAVLGSPGVEPRVARRAAEVPGPEPSPQERAFGSGDTVELSCRLPAGAPTEPTIWVKDGVGLAPSDRVLVGPQRLQVLNASHEDAGAYSCRQRLSQRVLCLFNVRVTDAPSSGDDEDEDDEAEDTAGAPYWTRPERMDKKLLAVPAANTVRFRCPAAGNPTPSITWLKNGKEFRGEHRIGGIKLRHQQWSLVMESVVPSDRGNYTCVVENKFGRIQQTYTLDVLERSPHRPILQAGLPANQTAVLGSDVEFHCKVYSDAQPHIQWLKHVEVNGSKVGPDGTPYVTVLKTAGANTTDKELEVLSLRNVTFEDAGEYTCLAGNSIGFSHHSAWLVVLPAEEELVEAGETGGVFAGVLSYGLGFLLFILAVAAVTLYRLRSPPKKGLGSPAVHKVSRFPLKRQQVSLESSSSMSSNTPLVRIARLSSGEGPTLANVSELELPADPKWELSRARLTLGKPLGEGCFGQVVMAEAIGIDKDRAAKPVTVAVKMLKDDATDKDLSDLVSEMEMMKMIGKHKNIINLLGACTQGGPLYVLVEYAAKGNLREYLRARRPPGTDYSFDTCRLPEEQLTFKDLVSCAYQVARGMEYLASQKCIHRDLAARNVLVTEDNVMKIADFGLARDVHNLDYYKKTTNGRLPVKWMAPEALFDRVYTHQSDVWSFGVLLWEIFTLGGSPYPGIPVEELFKLLKEGHRMDKPANCTHDLYMIMRECWHAAPSQRPTFKQLVEDLDRVLTVTSTDEYLDLSVPFEQYSPGGQDTPSSGSSGDDSVFAHDLLPPAPPGSGGSRT comes from the exons aTGGGCGCCCCGGCTAGCGTCCTCGCGTTTTGCGTGGCAGTGGCGGTCATGACCGGCGCAGTCCTCGGTTCCCCGGGCGTGGAGCCCCGCGTCGCGCGGAGAGCGGCAG AGGTCCCAGGCCCCGAGCCCAGCCCGCAGGAGCGGGCCTTTGGCAGTGGGGACACCGTGGAGCTGAGCTGCCGCTTGCCGGCGGGGGCGCCCACGGAGCCCACCATCTGGGTGAAGGACGGTGTGGGCCTGGCACCCTCGGACCGCGTCCTGGTGGGGCCGCAGAGGCTACAGGTGCTCAACGCCTCCCACGAGGACGCCGGGGCCTACAGCTGCCGCCAGCGCCTCTCCCAGCGGGTGCTGTGCCTCTTCAACGTGCGCGTGACAG ACGCCCCGTCCTCGGGGGACGACGAAGATGAGGACGACGAGGCCGAGGACACAG CAGGGGCCCCTTACTGGACGCGGCCCGAGCGGATGGACAAGAAGCTGCTAGCGGTGCCGGCCGCCAACACGGTTCGCTTCCGCTGCCCGGCTGCTGGCAACCCCACGCCGTCCATCACCTGGCTGAAGAACGGCAAGGAGTTCCGGGGCGAGCACCGCATCGGGGGCATCAAG CTGCGGCACCAGCAGTGGAGCCTGGTCATGGAGAGCGTGGTGCCCTCGGACCGCGGCAACTACACTTGCGTCGTGGAGAACAAGTTCGGCAGAATCCAGCAGACCTACACCCTGGACGTGCTGG AGCGCTCTCCGCACCGCCCCATCCTACAGGCGGGGCTGCCCGCCAACCAGACCGCCGTGCTGGGCAGCGACGTGGAGTTCCACTGCAAGGTCTACAGCGACGCCCAGCCCCACATCCAGTGGCTGAAGCACGTGGAGGTGAACGGCAGCAAGGTGGGGCCCGACGGCACGCCCTACGTCACTGTGCTCAAG ACGGCGGGCGCTAACACCACCGACAAGGAGCTAGAGGTTCTATCCTTGCGCAATGTCACCTTTGAGGACGCGGGGGAGTACACGTGTCTGGCGGGCAATTCTATCGGGTTTTCCCATCACTCTGCGTGGCTGGTGGTGCTGCCAG CCGAGGAGGAGCTGGTGGAGGCCGGTGAGACTGGCGGTGTGTTTGCGGGCGTCCTCAGCTATGGGCTGGGCTTCCTCCTCTTCATCCTGGCCGTGGCCGCCGTGACGCTCTACCGCCTGAGGAGCCCACCCAAGAAGGGCCTGGGCTCGCCCGCAGTGCACAAGGTCTCCCGCTTCCCGCTCAAGCGACAG CAGGTGTCCTTGGAGTCCAGTTCGTCTATGAGCTCCAACACGCCGCTGGTGCGCATCGCCCGGCTGTCTTCGGGCGAGGGCCCCACCCTGGCCAACGTCTCTGAGCTCGAGCTGCCCGCCGACCCCAAGTGGGAGCTGTCCCGGGCCCG GCTGACCCTGGGCAAGCCTCTCGGGGAGGGCTGCTTCGGCCAGGTGGTCATGGCAGAGGCCATTGGCATCGACAAGGACCGAGCTGCCAAGCCCGTCACGGTGGCGGTGAAGATGCTGAAAG ATGACGCCACGGATAAGGACTTATCGGACCTGGTGTCCGAGATGGAGATGATGAAGATGATCGGAAAACACAAGAACATTATCAACCTGCTGGGCGCCTGCACGCAGGGCG GGCCCCTGTACGTGCTGGTGGAGTACGCGGCCAAGGGCAACCTGCGGGAATACCTAAGGGCGCGGCGGCCCCCGGGCACTGACTACTCCTTCGACACCTGCCGGCTGCCCGAGGAGCAGCTGACCTTCAAAGACCTGGTGTCCTGCGCCTACCAGGTGGCGCGGGGCATGGAGTACCTGGCCTCGCAGAAG TGCATCCATAGGGACCTGGCGGCCCGCAACGTGCTGGTGACCGAGGACAACGTGATGAAAATCGCCGACTTCGGCCTGGCCCGTGACGTGCACAACCTCGACTACTACAAGAAGACCACCAAC GGTCGCCTGCCCGTGAAGTGGATGGCACCCGAGGCCTTGTTTGACCGCGTCTACACCCACCAAAGTGACGT CTGGTCCTTCGGGGTCTTGCTCTGGGAGATCTTCACGCTGGGGGGCTCGCCGTACCCCGGCATCCCCGTGGAGGAGCTCTTCAAGCTGCTGAAGGAAGGACACCGCATGGACAAGCCGGCCAACTGCACGCATGATCT GTACATGATCATGCGTGAGTGCTGGCACGCCGCGCCCTCGCAGAGGCCCACTTTCAAGCAGCTGGTGGAAGACCTGGACCGCGTTCTCACCGTGACGTCCACCGAC GAGTACCTGGACCTGTCAGTGCCCTTCGAGCAGTACTCGCCAGGCGGCCAGGACACCCCCAGCTCCGGCTCCTCGGGAGACGACTCCGTGTTCGCTCACGACCTGCTGCCCCCGGCCCCACCCGGCAGCGGGGGCTCGCGGACGTGA